One Acinetobacter colistiniresistens DNA segment encodes these proteins:
- a CDS encoding HdeD family acid-resistance protein gives MMKTVGNDLIRNQLHADRKWYLFLGVLLVIFGLVLLAALPFATLSAVLLFGVLMMLGGILHFVAAFMVFKGGTRWLWALFGVLYLAAGYFAFTTPVITAVVLTSFLAIALIVAGIIRTVNAFILRPISGWGWVLFSGILTLLTGILILSSPDSPFWVLGMFLAIDILFQGINYLTFAGAIKQLPHSSTTV, from the coding sequence ATGATGAAAACAGTGGGTAATGATCTGATTCGCAACCAACTGCATGCCGATCGTAAATGGTATCTGTTCTTAGGTGTACTCTTGGTGATTTTCGGCTTGGTTCTTTTAGCTGCCTTACCATTTGCAACATTATCAGCAGTCTTGTTGTTTGGTGTATTGATGATGTTGGGTGGTATTCTGCATTTTGTGGCCGCATTTATGGTGTTTAAAGGGGGCACACGGTGGTTGTGGGCGCTATTTGGTGTGTTGTATCTGGCCGCGGGTTATTTTGCCTTTACCACACCAGTGATTACTGCGGTGGTGCTCACCAGTTTCTTGGCCATTGCCTTAATTGTTGCCGGAATTATTCGTACCGTAAATGCCTTTATCCTGAGACCGATTTCAGGTTGGGGGTGGGTACTGTTTTCAGGGATCTTGACTCTATTAACCGGTATTCTGATTTTATCATCGCCTGATTCACCATTTTGGGTGTTGGGCATGTTCCTTGCGATTGATATTTTGTTTCAAGGGATTAACTATCTTACTTTTGCAGGTGCAATCAAACAGTTGCCGCATAGTTCAACCACAGTCTAA
- a CDS encoding RNA recognition motif domain-containing protein codes for MKILVRNLDRSVTDAEILDLFKAYGKVESCVVVKDAETGKSKGFGFVEMPNPREAIKAVKGLNTLKVKGYGIRVKIAEDNA; via the coding sequence ATGAAAATTTTAGTTCGTAATTTAGATCGTAGCGTGACTGATGCGGAGATTCTCGATTTATTCAAAGCCTATGGCAAAGTCGAGTCTTGCGTGGTGGTCAAAGATGCTGAAACAGGTAAGTCCAAGGGCTTTGGTTTTGTCGAAATGCCAAATCCACGTGAAGCGATCAAAGCCGTTAAAGGTCTCAATACCTTGAAAGTCAAAGGTTATGGCATCCGT
- a CDS encoding ATP-dependent helicase, with protein MTLAKLIDELNPQQKQAATTAAQNCLVLAGAGCGKTKTIVARAAYLIDQGLPAQQIQILTFTRRAASEIVTRVEQHMGSQAKGLRASTFHTFCMYLLRRNPTAFGLSQFSIIDRDDQLLMFRLLRGKDKGNVLPKAAELCDLYSYARNTRTKLSDALLEQLPQAVEYKAQIAELMKAYEQRKQERNFLDYDDILSIVAVHLQNSPELVKWVTSFCSALLVDEMQDTNPLQWALLQPLVGKVKLFCVGDDAQSIYGFRGADFENIHHFKERVADAEVLTLEMNYRSTQGILDLSNWLLDQSQIEYDKHLQAYRGTGLKPQLHILSNEFEEANWIIQDLNRRHMQGAAWAEHMVLLRSGFSGRYLEGALIAANIPYRFIGGVKLLESAHVKDVLSLLRVSVNPQDDLAWMRFLTLWDGVGDVGASKLAQELIQLPDIEARCQRLERHGKVPQQAILILMQLDVLQQHVEACIGLALDALNEQLENNYKTKDWTRRIKDFDLVKQLARKHSSLGEFLEEYVLDPISVSEIDKSPDQDLVTLITIHSAKGAEQKVCYVPHVSPNQYPHARAQGDFDDVEEERRVLYVALTRAENELILTKQNLNLWSHDQYDELGRKIESYFLNDLPQHLVDTQIHRDVPRAYAQAKRSHQTAINLGFGIDFD; from the coding sequence ATGACGCTTGCCAAGCTAATTGATGAACTGAATCCGCAACAAAAACAAGCAGCCACAACGGCTGCACAGAATTGTCTGGTTTTGGCAGGGGCAGGCTGTGGTAAAACCAAGACCATTGTGGCCAGAGCAGCCTATTTAATTGATCAGGGCTTGCCTGCACAGCAGATTCAAATTTTGACCTTTACCCGTCGGGCGGCCAGTGAAATTGTTACCCGTGTTGAACAGCATATGGGATCACAGGCCAAAGGCTTGCGTGCTTCAACTTTTCATACTTTCTGTATGTATCTATTACGTCGCAACCCAACTGCTTTTGGTCTGAGTCAGTTCAGTATTATTGATCGAGATGATCAATTGTTGATGTTCCGTCTGTTGCGTGGCAAAGATAAGGGCAATGTGTTGCCGAAAGCCGCGGAGCTGTGCGATCTCTATTCCTATGCGCGCAATACCAGAACCAAATTGTCGGATGCTTTGCTTGAGCAATTACCGCAAGCAGTGGAGTATAAGGCGCAGATTGCCGAGTTGATGAAAGCATACGAGCAACGTAAGCAAGAACGTAATTTTCTCGATTATGATGACATCCTGTCTATCGTGGCAGTGCATTTGCAGAATTCACCTGAGTTAGTGAAGTGGGTCACCAGTTTCTGTTCGGCGCTATTGGTCGATGAAATGCAGGATACCAACCCTTTGCAATGGGCACTCTTACAGCCCTTGGTGGGGAAGGTAAAACTGTTTTGTGTAGGGGATGATGCACAGTCGATTTACGGTTTCCGTGGTGCAGATTTTGAAAATATCCATCATTTTAAAGAACGTGTAGCTGATGCTGAAGTCTTGACACTAGAAATGAACTACCGTTCTACGCAAGGCATTTTAGATTTATCCAATTGGTTGCTGGATCAAAGTCAGATTGAATATGACAAGCATTTGCAAGCTTATCGTGGCACAGGTTTAAAACCACAACTGCATATTCTGAGCAATGAGTTTGAAGAGGCCAATTGGATTATCCAAGATTTGAATCGGCGCCATATGCAAGGTGCGGCTTGGGCAGAACATATGGTGTTACTGCGCTCAGGTTTTAGTGGTCGCTATTTGGAAGGGGCTTTAATTGCCGCGAATATCCCTTATCGGTTTATTGGTGGGGTGAAGCTTTTAGAATCAGCGCATGTTAAAGATGTTTTGAGCTTGCTCAGGGTCAGTGTCAATCCGCAGGATGACTTGGCTTGGATGCGTTTTCTGACGCTGTGGGATGGCGTAGGGGATGTTGGTGCCAGCAAGTTGGCACAGGAGCTGATTCAACTGCCTGATATTGAGGCACGTTGTCAGCGATTAGAGCGACATGGCAAAGTACCACAACAGGCAATTTTGATCTTGATGCAACTGGATGTGCTGCAGCAACATGTTGAAGCCTGTATTGGTTTAGCCTTGGATGCCTTGAACGAGCAGTTAGAAAATAACTATAAGACCAAAGACTGGACGCGTCGGATCAAAGACTTTGATCTGGTCAAGCAACTGGCGCGAAAGCATAGTTCACTCGGAGAGTTTTTGGAGGAATATGTACTCGATCCAATTTCAGTGTCAGAAATTGATAAAAGTCCTGATCAAGATTTAGTGACGTTGATTACCATCCACTCCGCCAAAGGAGCGGAACAAAAAGTCTGTTATGTACCGCATGTCTCTCCCAATCAATATCCACATGCACGTGCGCAAGGTGATTTTGATGATGTCGAAGAAGAACGCCGTGTACTGTACGTGGCGTTAACCCGTGCCGAGAATGAATTGATTTTGACCAAACAAAATTTAAATTTATGGTCACATGATCAATATGATGAACTGGGTAGAAAAATAGAAAGCTATTTTCTAAATGATTTACCTCAACATTTAGTGGATACGCAGATCCATCGCGATGTCCCACGTGCTTATGCGCAAGCCAAGCGTTCGCATCAAACCGCAATCAATTTAGGTTTTGGCATTGATTTCGATTAG
- the topA gene encoding type I DNA topoisomerase — protein sequence MAKTPRSASESTAASASAAKKRALVIVESPAKAKTINKYLGSQFVVKSSVGHVRDLPTGGGAKSTEKKPATRAKLTDEQKAEKAQSALINRMGVDPEHDWIAHYEVLPGKEHVVAELKKLAKDADAIYLATDLDREGEAIAWHLREVIGGDDSRYHRVVFNEITKNAIQEAFKQPTRLDLNRVNAQQARRFLDRVVGFMVSPLLWEKIARGLSAGRVQSVAVKLVVEREREIRAFIPEEYWQVFADTISKKDDIRLEAVKQAGKTLKLKNKAETDALLNVLKDAEYKVALREDKPTKVNPSAPYITSTLQQAASTRLGFSVKKTMMLAQRLYEGGFITYMRTDSTFLSDDAVNMVRNHIQQNFGDKYLPAKPNRYGNKAGAQEAHEAIRPSDVGLTGDKLAGVERDAQRLYDLIWRQFVACQMTPAEYLSSTLTVEASNVELKAKGRTLVFDGFTRVRGANKSDDDILLPAVKVGEVLKLEKLDPSQHFTKPPARFTEASLVKELEKKGIGRPSTYAAIISTIQERGYVKLENRRLFAEKMGEIVTDRLDESFNNLMNYAFTADLEGQLDRVAMGERNWKELLDTFYGDFKNRLTNAQGESGMRRNQPVEVPDVPCPECSRPMQVRTGTTGVFLGCSGYNLPPKERCKGTLNLTPVESLAALSDDDGAETADLMSKHRCPKCGTAMDSYVVDGGRKLHVCGNNPDCDGYEVEEGEFKIKGYDGPTIPCDKCDGEMQLKTGRFGPYFACSSCDNTRKVLKSGQPAPPRVDPIKMEHLRSAKHDDFFVLRDGAAGLFLAASKFPKIRETRAPKVAELRSVAEQLDPKYQFLLQAPDVDPEGNPTVVKFSRKNQAQYVGSETAEGKQTKWSLVFQDGKWVEA from the coding sequence GAAAAGAAGCCTGCAACCCGCGCCAAACTGACCGATGAACAGAAGGCTGAAAAAGCACAGTCTGCACTCATCAACCGTATGGGGGTTGATCCAGAGCATGACTGGATTGCGCATTATGAAGTACTGCCAGGCAAAGAACATGTGGTTGCTGAACTCAAAAAACTCGCCAAAGATGCCGATGCCATTTATCTCGCAACGGATTTGGATAGAGAAGGGGAAGCCATTGCTTGGCATTTAAGAGAAGTGATTGGTGGCGATGACAGTCGTTATCACCGTGTGGTGTTTAACGAAATTACCAAAAATGCCATTCAGGAAGCGTTTAAACAGCCCACACGCCTCGATTTAAACCGAGTTAATGCACAGCAAGCACGCCGTTTCCTTGATCGTGTAGTGGGTTTTATGGTCTCGCCATTGCTCTGGGAAAAAATTGCTCGTGGATTATCGGCAGGTCGTGTGCAATCGGTTGCAGTGAAACTGGTGGTCGAGCGTGAACGTGAAATCCGTGCCTTTATCCCTGAAGAATACTGGCAAGTGTTTGCAGACACGATTTCCAAGAAAGATGACATTCGCCTTGAAGCGGTTAAGCAAGCGGGCAAAACCCTTAAACTAAAAAATAAAGCAGAAACTGATGCGTTATTGAACGTATTAAAAGATGCGGAATATAAAGTTGCATTACGCGAAGATAAACCAACCAAGGTTAATCCAAGTGCACCCTATATCACTTCAACCTTACAACAAGCGGCCAGTACACGCTTAGGTTTCTCAGTCAAGAAAACCATGATGTTGGCGCAGCGTTTGTATGAAGGTGGTTTTATTACTTATATGCGTACCGACTCAACGTTTTTGAGCGATGACGCCGTGAATATGGTGCGTAATCATATTCAGCAAAACTTTGGTGATAAATACTTACCAGCCAAGCCAAATCGTTACGGCAATAAGGCGGGGGCACAAGAAGCCCATGAAGCCATTCGCCCATCTGATGTTGGCTTAACCGGTGACAAGCTGGCTGGCGTAGAGCGCGATGCACAGCGTTTATATGATTTGATCTGGCGTCAGTTTGTTGCTTGTCAAATGACACCCGCTGAATATCTGTCTTCAACCTTAACGGTTGAAGCGTCAAATGTTGAATTAAAGGCCAAAGGCCGTACCTTGGTATTTGATGGTTTTACTCGCGTGCGCGGGGCCAACAAGTCCGATGATGATATTTTATTGCCTGCGGTGAAAGTGGGTGAAGTACTTAAGCTGGAAAAACTTGATCCAAGTCAGCATTTTACCAAGCCACCTGCACGTTTTACCGAAGCATCGTTGGTGAAAGAATTAGAGAAAAAAGGCATTGGTCGTCCGTCAACCTATGCGGCGATTATCTCGACCATTCAAGAACGTGGTTATGTCAAATTGGAAAACCGTCGTCTCTTTGCCGAGAAGATGGGCGAGATTGTCACTGATCGTCTGGATGAAAGTTTTAATAACCTGATGAATTATGCATTTACTGCGGATTTAGAAGGTCAGCTCGACCGCGTTGCGATGGGTGAGCGAAACTGGAAAGAGCTGTTGGATACATTCTACGGTGATTTCAAAAATCGTTTAACCAACGCACAGGGTGAAAGCGGCATGCGTCGCAATCAGCCTGTGGAAGTGCCTGATGTGCCGTGTCCTGAATGTTCACGTCCAATGCAGGTACGTACCGGTACGACAGGCGTATTCTTGGGTTGCTCAGGTTATAACTTGCCACCGAAAGAACGGTGTAAAGGCACCCTCAACTTAACCCCAGTCGAGTCTTTGGCTGCTTTGTCTGATGATGATGGTGCTGAAACGGCTGACCTCATGTCGAAACATCGTTGTCCTAAGTGCGGTACCGCAATGGACAGCTATGTGGTTGATGGTGGTCGTAAATTACATGTCTGTGGTAATAACCCAGATTGTGATGGCTACGAAGTTGAAGAAGGCGAATTCAAGATCAAGGGCTATGATGGTCCAACCATTCCATGTGATAAATGTGATGGTGAAATGCAGTTGAAGACAGGGCGTTTTGGTCCATATTTCGCTTGTTCAAGCTGTGACAATACCCGTAAAGTATTGAAGAGTGGGCAACCTGCGCCGCCACGTGTGGATCCAATCAAAATGGAACATCTCCGTTCTGCTAAACATGATGATTTCTTTGTGTTACGTGATGGTGCTGCAGGGTTATTCTTGGCTGCAAGCAAATTCCCGAAAATTCGTGAAACACGTGCACCGAAGGTCGCTGAACTACGCAGTGTGGCAGAGCAACTTGATCCGAAATATCAGTTCTTGTTGCAAGCACCCGATGTGGATCCTGAAGGCAACCCAACGGTCGTGAAATTCAGCCGTAAGAACCAAGCGCAATATGTAGGTTCAGAGACCGCTGAAGGTAAACAAACCAAGTGGAGTCTGGTGTTTCAGGATGGAAAATGGGTAGAGGCTTAA